In Lachnospiraceae bacterium, one DNA window encodes the following:
- a CDS encoding M20 family metallopeptidase, producing the protein MEREKQEAWELAKQLVQIDSSDPGAYEEEIGLWITDWFKKQIADFGGQLADQIHVSRLEVLPGRYNVMAKIPGKTEGPGLIYICHMDTVMLGDGWDEDISPLGAMIRDGKMYGRGACDMKSGLACALTAFKNMVKKVGERGELPEKPFSMICSVDEEDFMRGVEAAIKAGWVTKNDWILDTEPTDGQIQVAHKGRTWFELTMTGITAHASNPWKGADAIAAMAEAISSIRKEIKACPAHHDLGISTVTFGQITGGYRPYVVPDSAKVWIDMRLVPPTDTAAAKAIVDRAIRKAEEEIPGVKGSYIITGDRPYVEKDDDSELLANLKAAVKETTGEEAVVGSFNGYTDTAVIAGTLMNHNCMSYGPGSLELAHKPNEYVPYEDVCRVEKVLSVLAENVLFS; encoded by the coding sequence ATGGAAAGAGAAAAACAGGAAGCCTGGGAACTGGCAAAACAGCTGGTGCAGATCGACAGCTCAGATCCCGGAGCCTATGAAGAAGAGATCGGTCTGTGGATCACAGACTGGTTCAAGAAACAGATCGCAGACTTTGGGGGCCAGCTGGCAGACCAGATCCATGTAAGCCGTCTGGAAGTTCTGCCCGGACGTTATAATGTAATGGCAAAGATACCTGGAAAAACAGAAGGACCGGGACTTATTTATATCTGCCATATGGATACGGTCATGCTGGGGGATGGCTGGGATGAGGATATTTCCCCGCTGGGTGCTATGATCCGTGACGGAAAAATGTATGGTCGTGGTGCCTGTGATATGAAATCCGGTCTTGCCTGTGCTTTAACTGCCTTTAAAAATATGGTAAAGAAGGTGGGAGAAAGAGGCGAACTGCCAGAAAAGCCATTTTCCATGATCTGTTCCGTAGATGAAGAGGACTTTATGCGTGGTGTAGAAGCTGCTATTAAGGCCGGATGGGTCACAAAAAATGACTGGATCCTGGATACAGAGCCAACTGACGGCCAGATCCAGGTAGCCCACAAGGGAAGGACCTGGTTTGAACTGACCATGACAGGAATTACTGCCCATGCCAGCAATCCATGGAAGGGAGCCGATGCTATCGCAGCTATGGCAGAAGCCATCAGCAGCATAAGAAAAGAGATCAAGGCATGCCCGGCCCATCATGATCTGGGAATTTCTACAGTCACTTTTGGCCAGATCACTGGCGGCTACCGTCCATATGTAGTTCCGGACAGTGCGAAAGTCTGGATTGATATGCGTCTGGTCCCGCCTACAGATACAGCGGCAGCCAAAGCCATTGTAGACCGGGCTATCAGGAAAGCAGAGGAAGAGATACCGGGAGTTAAAGGAAGTTATATTATTACCGGAGACAGACCATATGTAGAAAAAGATGATGATTCAGAGCTTTTGGCGAATTTAAAGGCAGCTGTAAAGGAAACAACGGGAGAAGAAGCTGTAGTAGGTTCCTTTAACGGTTACACAGATACAGCAGTAATCGCAGGGACTTTGATGAACCACAACTGCATGTCTTATGGACCGGGAAGTCTGGAGCTGGCTCACAAGCCAAATGAGTATGTTCCGTATGAAGATGTGTGCAGAGTGGAGAAGGTGTTGTCTGTTCTGGCTGAAAATGTGCTGTTTAGCTGA
- a CDS encoding YitT family protein: MKEIKSPFLRTIYEYGLITVSIWIMVVGIYFFKFPNHFAFGGITGFSTVVSQLTHWSASDFTSVTNTALLLFGFLFLGKGFGLKTVYATMVMSVSLSLLERFCPLSAPLTSQPLLELMFAIFLPAVGTAILFNIGASSGGTDIIAMILKKYSSMNIGTVLMLVDIASVIASYFIFGVETGLFSTIGLAAKSLVIDDVIENINLCKCFNIICDDPKPICDFIINDLNRSATVYHAEGAFTHHDKTVIMTTMKRSQALKLRNYIKRVEPTAFMLISNSSEIIGKGFLAN, encoded by the coding sequence ATGAAAGAAATAAAAAGTCCATTTTTGCGTACCATTTATGAATATGGATTAATTACCGTCAGTATCTGGATCATGGTAGTAGGAATCTACTTTTTCAAATTCCCGAACCACTTCGCCTTTGGTGGCATCACCGGTTTTTCCACTGTTGTCAGCCAGCTGACCCACTGGTCTGCCAGTGATTTTACATCTGTTACCAATACAGCCCTTCTGCTGTTCGGATTCTTATTCCTGGGCAAAGGCTTTGGACTGAAAACTGTATACGCAACCATGGTCATGTCCGTCAGCTTATCCCTTCTTGAGCGTTTCTGCCCATTAAGCGCACCGCTTACCAGCCAGCCGCTTCTTGAGCTGATGTTTGCCATCTTCCTTCCGGCTGTGGGAACTGCGATCCTCTTTAATATCGGGGCATCCAGCGGCGGCACCGACATCATTGCCATGATCTTAAAGAAATATTCCAGCATGAATATCGGTACTGTACTGATGTTAGTAGATATCGCCTCTGTTATCGCTTCCTACTTTATTTTCGGCGTGGAGACCGGTCTATTCTCTACTATCGGTCTTGCCGCAAAATCACTGGTGATCGATGATGTGATCGAGAATATCAACCTTTGCAAATGTTTCAATATCATCTGCGATGATCCGAAACCTATCTGTGATTTCATTATCAATGATTTAAACCGCAGTGCTACTGTATACCACGCAGAAGGTGCTTTCACTCACCATGATAAAACCGTTATCATGACTACCATGAAACGCAGTCAGGCATTAAAGCTCCGCAACTATATTAAACGTGTAGAGCCTACTGCATTTATGCTGATCTCCAATTCCAGCGAGATCATCGGAAAAGGCTTTCTTGCAAATTAA
- a CDS encoding aldo/keto reductase, translated as MKYRTMRFIGGEENVSLLGLGCMRFPLKEDGTIDEVQAEAMIERAINAGINYIDTAYPYHKGESEPFLGRALKKYPRNSFYLATKLPVWLVNSVEDAERLFKEQLSRLQTKYIDYYLLHALDAGRWEKLVKEGIIQWAEEKKASGQIRHLGFSFHDTYPVFRKILTYRQWDFCQIQYNYIDTQIQAGDKGYELAAKMGVPMVIMEPVKGGRLAELPEEVEEVLKEADPDRSVASYALRWVGSHENVKVILSGMSSMEQLEDNLETFGKFQPLTELEEEAVEKAADLIRSRMKNGCTSCRYCMPCPFGVNIPEMFSIWNNCAMFDEAEKAKKAYGEQKKQNASADLCKKCGACEKVCPQGLSIRADLEKVAKELNTEEV; from the coding sequence ATGAAGTACAGAACCATGCGCTTTATCGGCGGAGAGGAAAATGTGTCCCTTTTGGGTTTAGGATGCATGCGTTTTCCATTAAAAGAGGACGGAACCATTGACGAAGTCCAGGCAGAGGCAATGATCGAAAGAGCAATAAATGCAGGTATCAATTACATTGATACAGCGTATCCATATCATAAGGGAGAAAGTGAGCCATTTTTAGGCAGAGCCCTGAAGAAATATCCCAGAAACAGCTTCTATCTGGCAACCAAGCTGCCGGTATGGCTGGTAAACTCTGTAGAAGATGCGGAGAGACTGTTTAAAGAGCAGTTATCCAGGCTTCAGACCAAATATATTGATTATTATCTGCTCCATGCTTTAGATGCAGGCAGATGGGAAAAACTGGTAAAAGAAGGGATCATCCAGTGGGCAGAAGAGAAAAAGGCAAGCGGACAGATCCGTCATCTGGGATTTTCTTTCCATGATACATATCCGGTATTCAGAAAGATCCTTACTTATCGCCAGTGGGATTTCTGCCAGATCCAGTACAATTATATTGATACCCAGATCCAGGCGGGAGATAAAGGCTATGAGCTTGCAGCTAAAATGGGTGTTCCTATGGTGATCATGGAACCTGTAAAGGGCGGCCGTCTGGCAGAACTGCCGGAAGAAGTAGAGGAAGTTTTAAAAGAAGCAGATCCGGACCGGTCTGTTGCTTCTTACGCACTGCGTTGGGTAGGAAGTCATGAGAATGTAAAAGTGATCTTAAGCGGAATGTCCTCTATGGAACAGTTAGAGGATAATCTGGAAACATTTGGAAAATTCCAGCCGCTGACAGAGTTGGAAGAGGAAGCAGTTGAAAAAGCTGCTGACCTGATCCGCAGCCGGATGAAAAATGGCTGTACCTCCTGCCGTTACTGTATGCCATGTCCATTTGGAGTAAATATTCCGGAAATGTTCTCCATCTGGAATAACTGTGCTATGTTTGATGAAGCAGAAAAAGCAAAGAAAGCCTATGGTGAGCAGAAGAAGCAGAATGCATCTGCTGACCTGTGTAAAAAGTGTGGGGCATGCGAAAAGGTCTGTCCTCAGGGATTATCCATAAGGGCAGACCTTGAAAAAGTAGCAAAGGAACTGAATACAGAAGAGGTTTAA
- a CDS encoding transposase yields MKSVYKIPEKIKGLSDKRKRRTIPLFNIVMPALLFLMLQYESFHTVFSAPESMGKRLKNCIHGKIPKIDAVRDLLTQIDPDEIREIHDQTIDIIKSNRVFREGTIGGYVVAGIDGVELFNSTKKSCSDCLSRKNRAGETEYFHRSVVCMTVGKTPHVILGQEMLKPRDGAEKDEGELTGGKKLIRRLKERHGHFADVIVADALYLNAPFINTIKECGLDAVIRLKDERRELFQDAESLFKRDEGKKRSFTCGKKNIEVWDLSGFEIDNSPHKLRVIRYHESWKENERRMWLVTTLDQGEPRVLWEMMNRRWDIEENGFHQLKTYYHAKHCYCHAATEVIFDLMIIGFNMRELYLYRRIQRFKESGISRKSVNRKFCDELLLEKVKSILYEKGG; encoded by the coding sequence ATGAAAAGTGTATATAAAATCCCGGAGAAAATCAAGGGGTTATCGGACAAAAGAAAAAGAAGAACGATCCCATTATTTAATATCGTCATGCCGGCACTGCTCTTTCTGATGCTGCAGTATGAGAGTTTTCATACAGTTTTTTCTGCGCCTGAAAGTATGGGAAAACGATTGAAAAACTGCATACATGGAAAAATACCTAAAATTGATGCGGTCCGTGACCTTCTTACCCAGATAGATCCAGATGAGATCCGTGAGATCCACGACCAGACGATCGATATCATAAAAAGCAACCGTGTATTTCGGGAAGGGACTATAGGTGGATATGTTGTAGCCGGTATCGATGGAGTGGAATTGTTCAACAGCACAAAAAAGTCCTGTTCGGACTGCCTTAGCCGGAAAAACCGTGCAGGTGAAACAGAATATTTCCACCGGAGCGTGGTCTGTATGACAGTAGGAAAAACGCCACATGTAATCCTGGGCCAGGAAATGTTAAAACCGAGGGACGGAGCGGAAAAAGATGAAGGAGAACTGACAGGAGGAAAAAAGCTGATCAGACGTCTGAAGGAAAGACACGGACATTTCGCAGATGTGATCGTAGCAGATGCGCTGTATCTGAATGCCCCATTTATCAATACGATAAAAGAGTGCGGACTGGATGCGGTGATCCGACTAAAAGATGAACGAAGGGAACTGTTTCAGGATGCGGAAAGCCTGTTTAAGCGGGATGAGGGGAAAAAAAGGTCGTTTACCTGTGGAAAAAAGAATATAGAAGTCTGGGATCTTTCAGGATTTGAGATAGATAATAGTCCCCATAAGCTTCGTGTGATCCGATATCATGAAAGCTGGAAAGAAAACGAACGCCGGATGTGGCTGGTAACGACTCTGGATCAAGGGGAACCTCGGGTTTTATGGGAGATGATGAACCGAAGATGGGATATAGAAGAGAATGGATTCCACCAGTTGAAAACGTATTATCACGCAAAACATTGCTATTGCCATGCAGCAACAGAAGTAATATTTGATCTGATGATCATCGGCTTCAACATGAGAGAATTATACCTGTATCGCCGTATTCAAAGATTTAAAGAAAGTGGAATCAGCCGAAAAAGTGTGAACCGGAAGTTTTGTGATGAGCTATTATTGGAAAAAGTAAAAAGTATCTTGTATGAAAAGGGCGGATAG
- the rpoN gene encoding RNA polymerase factor sigma-54, with the protein MDLKLQVKQSQILSQRMIQSAEILQMTSQELNTYVNDLALENPVIDIVEPVAGNDQKESIEQQQWLNSFNEENYYLYQRQNNDDDYDFKDTWNINTDEGETLADYLWSQLVTENFSELETEIIHFCLDSLDNRGYLTEMPEDIAAYFKTDIATIDHILDELKSLDPSGVCAFNLEECLKIQLKRKKMLTPVMESLIDDHLDMVAKNQIPAIARTLHLSSGEAAGYCQIIKSLNPKPGVSFSSRDQLRYIIPDVTIVKFKDHFDILLNESMYPGIEVNSYYRQMNQAPDSQELKEYLGNKIRQAEWIKQCITQRSKTLMDVSRVILQRQEAFFSHGPNYLKPLRMADIAETLGIHESTVSRAVSKKYLQCSWGVYPMNFFFSRNVGASASERSNNPAKEITAHKIKQFLHEIIEEENKKKPYSDRILGEKLAEKGISISRRTIAKYREEEGIPDASGRKEYT; encoded by the coding sequence ATGGATCTGAAACTACAGGTCAAGCAGTCACAGATATTATCACAACGCATGATACAGTCTGCAGAGATCCTTCAGATGACATCTCAGGAATTAAATACATATGTAAATGACCTTGCACTGGAAAATCCGGTTATCGACATTGTAGAGCCTGTTGCCGGGAACGATCAGAAAGAATCTATCGAACAGCAGCAGTGGCTTAATTCCTTTAACGAAGAAAACTATTATCTGTACCAGCGCCAGAATAATGATGATGACTATGATTTTAAAGACACCTGGAACATTAATACAGACGAAGGGGAAACATTAGCAGACTATCTTTGGTCACAGCTGGTCACAGAAAACTTTTCTGAGCTAGAGACTGAGATCATCCATTTCTGTCTGGACAGCCTGGACAACCGGGGATATCTCACTGAAATGCCTGAGGATATTGCCGCATATTTTAAAACAGATATTGCCACTATTGACCATATCTTAGATGAGTTAAAATCTTTAGACCCGTCCGGTGTCTGTGCTTTTAACCTGGAAGAATGTTTAAAGATACAATTAAAACGTAAAAAAATGCTCACACCTGTTATGGAATCACTGATCGATGACCACCTGGATATGGTGGCAAAAAACCAGATCCCGGCTATTGCCAGAACACTCCACCTTTCTTCTGGTGAAGCAGCCGGCTACTGCCAGATCATTAAATCCTTGAACCCAAAGCCTGGCGTATCCTTCAGCAGCCGTGACCAGCTGCGCTATATTATCCCAGATGTTACCATCGTAAAATTCAAAGATCATTTTGATATTTTGTTAAACGAGTCCATGTATCCGGGCATTGAGGTCAACAGCTACTACCGCCAGATGAACCAGGCACCTGACTCACAGGAATTAAAGGAATATCTTGGAAATAAGATCCGGCAGGCAGAATGGATAAAGCAGTGTATCACACAGCGCAGCAAGACCCTGATGGATGTATCAAGGGTGATCTTACAACGTCAGGAAGCTTTTTTCTCACACGGCCCTAATTATTTAAAACCTCTGCGTATGGCAGATATTGCAGAAACACTGGGAATCCATGAATCCACAGTCAGCCGTGCTGTGAGCAAGAAATATCTTCAGTGCTCCTGGGGTGTATATCCTATGAATTTCTTCTTCTCCAGAAACGTAGGAGCTTCTGCTTCTGAAAGATCAAACAATCCGGCAAAAGAAATAACCGCCCACAAAATAAAACAGTTCCTCCATGAGATCATTGAAGAGGAAAACAAGAAAAAGCCATACAGTGACCGCATTCTGGGGGAAAAGCTGGCGGAAAAGGGGATTTCCATTTCCAGAAGAACCATTGCAAAATACAGGGAAGAAGAAGGAATTCCGGATGCCAGCGGCAGGAAAGAATATACCTGA
- a CDS encoding DUF2798 domain-containing protein, with protein MPQNKRESLIYSVMMCFTMVLWMSMYNVTLHMGGFSTEVLREGWLGFPIAVVFAFCMDWFVVSGLAKGIAFRFFANRDSSVLKKVIVISTCMVVPMVIIMSFYGAMEACVRSGQWGLLLIIWFTNIPKNFIMALPFQLIVAGPLVRTVFRSLFPEGKVLA; from the coding sequence ATGCCGCAGAACAAAAGAGAAAGTCTGATCTACAGTGTAATGATGTGTTTTACCATGGTGCTCTGGATGAGCATGTATAATGTTACCCTTCATATGGGTGGCTTTAGCACAGAGGTGCTTCGTGAAGGATGGCTGGGATTCCCCATCGCCGTAGTATTTGCCTTCTGCATGGATTGGTTTGTAGTATCTGGTCTTGCAAAGGGAATTGCTTTTCGCTTCTTTGCAAACAGAGACAGCAGCGTTTTAAAGAAGGTGATCGTTATTTCTACCTGCATGGTAGTTCCTATGGTCATTATCATGTCCTTCTATGGTGCAATGGAAGCCTGTGTCCGTTCCGGACAGTGGGGCTTGCTGCTTATCATCTGGTTTACTAATATCCCTAAAAACTTTATCATGGCACTCCCATTCCAGCTGATCGTTGCAGGTCCGTTAGTAAGAACTGTATTCAGAAGCCTGTTTCCGGAAGGAAAGGTTCTGGCCTGA
- a CDS encoding N-acetylmuramoyl-L-alanine amidase, protein MKQSPYQLFMGVVLLCTVTFLSWQAGSLAAAGVQFIHAENGSGEKKKYIVCVDPGHGGTDPGKVGINGQLEKDINLAIAKKLKTYLEASDVTVVLTRDKDMGLYSSGDAHKKMADMRKRCQLIEEVKPDLVISIHQNSYHEEAIRGGQVFYYKTSVRGKKLAQILQERFDYVLGDANKRQAKANDNYYLLLHVKEPIIIAECGFLSNWEEAEKLETKEYQDRLAWTLHMGIMEYLNQEIG, encoded by the coding sequence ATGAAACAGTCTCCTTATCAGCTTTTTATGGGAGTGGTTCTTCTTTGCACAGTTACGTTTTTATCCTGGCAGGCAGGTTCACTGGCGGCAGCCGGGGTGCAGTTTATACATGCAGAAAATGGTTCTGGAGAGAAAAAGAAATATATTGTCTGTGTGGATCCGGGTCACGGCGGCACTGACCCTGGAAAAGTAGGAATCAATGGACAGCTGGAAAAAGATATAAACCTGGCAATCGCAAAAAAGCTTAAAACCTATCTGGAAGCATCGGATGTGACAGTGGTCCTTACCCGTGATAAAGACATGGGGCTTTATTCTTCTGGTGACGCTCATAAAAAAATGGCGGATATGCGTAAACGTTGTCAGCTGATCGAGGAGGTAAAGCCGGATTTGGTGATTAGCATCCATCAGAACAGCTATCACGAAGAGGCCATACGTGGCGGACAGGTATTCTATTATAAGACTTCTGTCCGGGGCAAAAAGCTAGCCCAGATCCTTCAGGAACGCTTTGACTATGTGCTGGGAGATGCTAATAAAAGACAGGCAAAGGCTAATGACAATTATTACCTTCTGCTTCATGTAAAAGAGCCTATTATTATTGCAGAATGTGGATTTTTATCTAACTGGGAAGAGGCGGAAAAACTGGAAACAAAAGAGTACCAGGACCGGCTGGCCTGGACCTTACATATGGGGATCATGGAGTATCTGAATCAGGAAATAGGATAA
- a CDS encoding metallophosphoesterase, giving the protein MKKKKQIMAAALLSVVCMSVTGCSLYQGNKDRQPVNASQAETDTKEEIKQQPSGKSEEETKKPTDAHPEDIEPFPHGEKETQAQPMKNGKRIVLMTDIHYLADSLTDKGEEFQYMVEHGDGKLTNYVWEITDAAFEQAEMLKPDVIILSGDLTLNGEKESHKELAKKLEQVEKAGVQVVVIPGNHDINNKSAASFDGRSRQPAQIITADEFAKIYNDFGYEEALDRDPASLSYTYDLGPDMRLLMLDSCQYSPVNKVGGMIKTETYDWIDNQLEKAWEDGVILLPVAHHNLLDESKIYVEDCTIEHSEELVDRLEEEDIPLFLSGHLHVQHYMRDEEDRGIYEIVTSSLSTPPCQYGVLEYRDDETFSYHTQKVDMEKWARKHKSTDENLLNFNTYAPVALKTIFYNQSYDAMKDSEEEETGDIFVKLTKSQKEQMSEVYAQLNAACYGGKAYEIVKEATGTAAYKMWQEYCYPMILFEYLEYIVEDAVKDYNYLEAND; this is encoded by the coding sequence ATGAAAAAGAAGAAACAGATCATGGCAGCAGCGTTGTTGTCTGTAGTTTGCATGTCTGTAACCGGCTGCAGCCTGTATCAGGGAAATAAAGATAGGCAGCCAGTCAATGCTTCCCAGGCAGAAACAGACACAAAGGAGGAAATAAAACAGCAGCCGTCCGGGAAATCAGAAGAAGAAACAAAGAAGCCTACAGATGCCCATCCGGAAGATATAGAGCCATTTCCCCATGGAGAAAAAGAAACGCAGGCACAGCCTATGAAAAATGGAAAGCGCATTGTCCTTATGACGGATATACACTATCTGGCAGATTCTCTTACAGACAAAGGGGAAGAATTTCAGTACATGGTGGAACATGGGGACGGAAAGCTGACCAATTATGTGTGGGAGATCACAGATGCAGCTTTTGAACAGGCAGAAATGCTAAAGCCGGATGTGATCATTTTAAGTGGTGATCTGACTTTAAACGGGGAAAAAGAAAGCCATAAAGAGCTGGCGAAAAAGCTGGAGCAGGTGGAAAAAGCTGGTGTCCAGGTAGTGGTCATTCCTGGAAACCATGATATCAACAATAAGAGTGCGGCTTCTTTTGACGGACGTTCCAGACAACCGGCCCAGATCATTACTGCCGATGAATTTGCAAAAATCTACAATGATTTTGGCTATGAGGAGGCACTTGACAGAGACCCGGCATCCTTAAGCTATACCTATGATCTGGGACCGGATATGCGCCTTTTGATGTTGGACAGCTGTCAGTACAGTCCAGTTAATAAAGTAGGTGGAATGATAAAAACAGAAACCTATGACTGGATCGATAACCAGCTGGAAAAAGCATGGGAGGACGGTGTGATCCTTCTTCCTGTGGCTCATCATAACCTGCTGGATGAAAGCAAGATCTATGTGGAAGATTGTACCATTGAGCATAGCGAAGAACTGGTAGACCGGCTGGAAGAGGAAGATATACCATTATTTTTAAGCGGACATCTCCATGTACAGCATTATATGAGAGATGAAGAAGACAGAGGGATCTATGAGATCGTTACCAGTTCCCTTTCTACACCGCCATGTCAGTACGGAGTGCTAGAATACCGGGATGATGAAACATTTTCTTATCATACCCAAAAGGTAGATATGGAAAAATGGGCCAGAAAGCATAAAAGCACGGATGAAAATCTGCTGAATTTTAACACCTATGCCCCAGTGGCTTTAAAGACTATTTTTTATAACCAGTCTTATGATGCCATGAAAGATTCTGAGGAAGAAGAAACAGGAGACATTTTTGTTAAACTGACCAAGAGCCAGAAAGAGCAGATGTCAGAGGTGTATGCACAGTTAAATGCAGCCTGCTACGGCGGAAAAGCCTATGAGATTGTCAAAGAGGCCACAGGTACAGCCGCCTATAAAATGTGGCAGGAATACTGCTATCCGATGATATTATTTGAGTATCTGGAATACATTGTGGAAGATGCAGTAAAAGATTACAACTATCTGGAAGCAAATGACTGA
- a CDS encoding glycosyl hydrolase family 18 protein, with protein MENRSTGRSRKRTRKRKRGCGPAVIARFLLLAAVGCGIGFLYGKYLKPSNEMADKRDVFQVKGEQVTLFLDNELQDEKGIYEDGQVYLPVDWVDDHINQRFYWDDGEKLLVYALPEEIVYADASTKGDAGPLLKEKDGEAYLALGLVKNYTDIREEAFATSEIKRVFIDTNWDTYETAALRHKTSVRVKGGIRSEIINTEEKGTTVQIIEQMDKWSKVRTENGYIGYVPNSRLSKIEEETPVSGFQAPVYTNISLDGKIRLGFHQVTTKDANATLDKVADTAKGMNVIVPTWFNITDNEGNYTSLASKEYVDKAHALGMQVWAMFDNISTQESVKNVDSSKLFSSTATRKKLIQNLMKEADTYGFDGFNLDFESLKSSAGPHYVQFIREMSVSCRQKGLVLSVDDYVPAAYSAFYNRKEQGTVADYVIVMGYDEHFAGGAAGSVASLSYVENGITDTLEEVPKEKLINSVPLYTRVWTEKDGKTTSKAYGITAAQNWVEENNVELTWQDNIGQYYGETENENGTQKIWMEETKSLGLKKDLVNKYDLAGIACWKLGFETADIWAVINDVK; from the coding sequence ATGGAAAACAGATCAACAGGACGAAGCAGAAAACGGACCAGAAAGAGAAAAAGAGGCTGCGGGCCGGCGGTGATCGCGAGATTCTTGCTCCTTGCAGCGGTTGGCTGCGGGATAGGATTTTTATATGGAAAATATCTGAAACCAAGTAATGAGATGGCAGACAAGAGGGATGTTTTTCAGGTCAAGGGAGAGCAGGTGACTCTGTTTTTAGACAATGAGCTTCAGGACGAAAAGGGTATTTATGAAGATGGTCAGGTATATCTGCCTGTAGACTGGGTGGATGATCATATAAATCAGAGATTTTACTGGGATGATGGGGAAAAACTTCTGGTTTATGCCCTTCCGGAAGAGATCGTCTATGCAGACGCATCTACAAAAGGTGATGCAGGCCCTCTTTTAAAAGAAAAAGACGGGGAAGCGTATCTGGCTTTAGGGCTTGTGAAAAATTATACGGATATCCGGGAAGAAGCCTTTGCTACCAGCGAGATCAAACGTGTATTTATTGATACTAACTGGGATACATATGAGACAGCTGCACTCCGCCATAAGACCTCTGTCCGTGTAAAAGGCGGCATCCGCAGCGAGATCATTAATACAGAAGAAAAGGGAACCACTGTACAGATCATAGAACAGATGGATAAATGGTCCAAAGTCCGTACAGAAAACGGATATATTGGTTATGTACCAAACAGTCGTTTAAGTAAAATAGAGGAAGAAACACCAGTCAGCGGATTTCAGGCACCTGTGTATACAAACATTTCCCTGGACGGGAAAATACGCCTTGGTTTCCATCAGGTGACCACAAAAGATGCCAATGCAACTCTTGACAAGGTGGCAGATACTGCAAAGGGTATGAACGTGATCGTGCCTACCTGGTTTAATATAACAGATAATGAGGGTAACTATACTTCACTTGCCAGCAAAGAATATGTGGACAAGGCACATGCCCTGGGGATGCAGGTATGGGCTATGTTTGACAATATCAGTACCCAGGAAAGTGTAAAAAATGTAGATTCCAGCAAATTATTTTCTTCCACTGCCACAAGGAAAAAATTGATCCAGAATCTGATGAAAGAGGCAGATACCTATGGTTTTGACGGCTTCAACCTGGACTTTGAAAGCCTGAAATCATCAGCAGGTCCTCATTATGTACAGTTTATCCGTGAAATGTCTGTATCATGCAGACAAAAGGGACTGGTATTATCAGTAGATGACTATGTTCCAGCTGCGTACAGTGCATTTTATAACCGGAAAGAACAGGGAACTGTAGCAGATTACGTGATCGTTATGGGATATGATGAGCATTTCGCAGGGGGTGCTGCAGGTTCTGTTGCTTCACTTTCCTATGTGGAAAATGGCATTACAGATACGCTGGAAGAAGTTCCGAAGGAAAAACTGATCAACAGCGTTCCTTTGTATACAAGAGTATGGACAGAAAAAGACGGAAAGACCACATCAAAGGCTTACGGCATAACAGCAGCACAGAACTGGGTAGAAGAGAACAATGTAGAACTGACCTGGCAGGACAATATTGGCCAGTATTATGGTGAAACAGAAAATGAAAATGGGACTCAGAAGATCTGGATGGAAGAAACGAAGTCACTGGGGCTGAAAAAGGATCTGGTCAATAAGTATGATCTGGCGGGGATCGCCTGTTGGAAACTTGGATTTGAAACAGCGGATATATGGGCTGTTATAAATGATGTAAAGTGA